Below is a window of Halococcus saccharolyticus DSM 5350 DNA.
ACGACATCTACATGATCGACCTGCTGGCCGATCGACTCCTCGTGTTCGACGGCGAGCCAGCCCAGTCCGGCCACGCCGGCACGCCCGTCGGGATGCGCGAGGGGATGAACAGCTTCCTTGCGGACCTCGATATCACCTTCCGGCGCGACGAACGTGTGGGTCGGCCGCGGATCAACAAACCCGGCAGCCAGCTCGACCGCGAGCAGAAGGACCAGGGCGAGTACTACTACGCTCCCTGAACTGTCTGAAACGCGGCTCGAACCGTACTATCGAGGGATCGGTGCGATACGGATTCTCGGCACACTCCGTCGTTTCGTGCAACCCCTCCCAGCAGTTGGAGATCGACTGCGTGTGGCGGCGCACCGAACACGCACAATATTGATACTGTGTGCGGATGACGGCGATCCATGGCCGAGCACAAGCAGGAAAACCGACGACTCTGGAACGAGTGGAGCGAGGATTTCCAGGCGCTGTGGAACGCGAACACGGCAGAGGGGGAGCTTCCGCCGACTCCATCCCCGTTCGATCCGGATGCGCCAGGAAGCCCTCAACCCGACATACTCGCCTCTGTTGACGACAAAGAGTACGTCGAGCTGGGGTGTGGTGGAGGGCAAGGGACAGTCGGTACGGCCAGGTTAGGTGCCGAGACTGCGGTTGGGATCGATTTCTCCGACGAGCAGTTGCGGCACGCACGGCAATTGCGAGATTTCTCCGGTGTCGATGCGCAGTTCGTCAACGGCGACGTGACGGACCTTCCGTTCGCCGACGGCAGGTTCGATATCGCGTCCTCCGAGGCGGCGTTCCAGATGGTCGAGCATCTCGACCAGGCGCTCTTCGAAGCCCATCGCGTTCTACGGGATGGCGGTGTCTTCGTCCTCAGCGTCCCGCATCCCCTCTACGAGAACCTCGACAACGGGACGAGGACCATCGAGAGGAGTTACTTCGACACCGATGCCAGGGAGATCACGATCGACGAGGACTACGAATCGACGCTGTCCGTGTTCGACCGAACGATTGCTGACCTCCACAACGCCCTCGTCGACGCCGGATTCGAGGTACGACGGCTCATCGAACATCAGCGCTACGAGGTCGAGGAGAACGACCCCGCAGAAAGTGATCTCCCCGAGATACTGTGCGACGTCCCACAGAGTGTTCGGTTTTGGACAGTCTCATCGTAAATTGGATGTCGAGTTCAGTCAGCGATCACCGACCGCACCGATAGTCAGAGATGATCACTGAGGACCGAAAACGCCCGCTACTCCACGTCTCTCCTCGGATAGTGTTTTCACATTTTCCGCCGTAGACGGCGTATGCGAGCGTACAAAGCGAAAG
It encodes the following:
- a CDS encoding class I SAM-dependent methyltransferase; amino-acid sequence: MAEHKQENRRLWNEWSEDFQALWNANTAEGELPPTPSPFDPDAPGSPQPDILASVDDKEYVELGCGGGQGTVGTARLGAETAVGIDFSDEQLRHARQLRDFSGVDAQFVNGDVTDLPFADGRFDIASSEAAFQMVEHLDQALFEAHRVLRDGGVFVLSVPHPLYENLDNGTRTIERSYFDTDAREITIDEDYESTLSVFDRTIADLHNALVDAGFEVRRLIEHQRYEVEENDPAESDLPEILCDVPQSVRFWTVSS